Proteins from a genomic interval of Neoarius graeffei isolate fNeoGra1 chromosome 24, fNeoGra1.pri, whole genome shotgun sequence:
- the LOC132872905 gene encoding class I histocompatibility antigen, Gogo-B*0201 alpha chain-like — protein sequence MKLFIFVYFSSLLGNVWTVTWSSTVLEVLLFLLFSVHLSSAVTHTLQYQYTAVGGINFTEFTAVGLVDGEQFVFSDNIKEMIPKTEWAQKIRDDDPHYWDTETEEKRNEYYRLKVRLGRIMETLHQTQGVHTLQRMLGCELHDDGTTTGYSQSSYDGEDFMGLDLETGTCTAVKPQAGKFTKEWYPTDAKAKYWKSYLANECVDRLKKFVSYGRETLERKVCPEASVFHKHSPSPEVVCHATGFFPKALNITWQKDGEDVIEDVEFTKTLPNQDGSFQKRSILKAPAEELQKHKYTCVVQHSSLEKDLILEVAEGGGSGGRQTGVVIGVLVALVAVVAAVAVVLWKKRNSGFKPVPPRPSSEGDSSSNDS from the exons atgaaattatttatttttgtttatttttcctcTTTGCTGGGAAATGTTTGGACTGTAACATGGAGCTCGACAGTTCTGGAAGTTCTGCTTTTTCTCCTGTTTTCTGTTCATCTTTCATCAGCAG TCACACACACTCTGCAGTACCAATACACTGCTGTCGGAGGAATAAATTTCACAGAGTTCACTGCTGTTGGTCTGGTGGATGGAGAGCAGTTTGTGTTCTCTGACAACATCAAGGAGATGATTCCAAAGACAGAGTGGGCACAGAAGATCAGAGATGATGATCCACATTACTGGGACACAGAGACAGAAGAGAAGCGGAATGAATATTACAGACTCAAAGTCAGATTGGGTCGCATAATGGAGACTTTACATCAGACTCAAG gagttcaCACACTCCAGAGGATGTTAGGCTGTGAGCTCCATGATGACGGCACCACTACAGGATATTCTCAGTCCAGTTATGATGGAGAAGATTTCATGGGTCTGGATCTGGAAACTGGAACCTGCACTGCAGTTAAACCTCAAGCTGGAAAATTTACAAAGGAGTGGTATCCTACAGACGCTAAAGCTAAATACTGGAAGAGCTACCTGGCGAATGAATGTGTTGATCGTTTAAAGAAGTTTGTGTCTTACGGCAGAGAGACTCTGGAGAGGAAAG TTTGTCCCGAGGCATCAGTGTTCCACAAACACTCGCCTTCTCCAGAGGTGGTGTGTCACGCTACAGGTTTCTTCCCCAAAGCCCTGAATATCACCTGGCAGAAGGATGGAGAGGACGTGATTGAGGACGTGGAGTTCACGAAGACGCTACCCAACCAGGATGGAAGCTTCCAGAAGAGGAGCATTCTGAAAGCCCCAGCTGAGGAGCTGCAAAAACACAAATACACCTGCGTGGTTCAGCACAGCAGCTTGGAGAAGGATTTAATCCTAGAAGTAGCAGAAG GTGGAGGATCAGGTGGAAGGCAGACTGGAGTCGTCATTGGTGTCCTTGTGGCTCTTGTTGCTGTTGTCGCTGCTGTCGCTGTTGTCCTCTGGAAGAAGAGGAACTCTG GATTCAAACCTGTTCCCCCCAGACCCT CCTCTGAAGGAGATTCTTCCTCCAACGACTCTTAA